One region of Drosophila teissieri strain GT53w chromosome 2L, Prin_Dtei_1.1, whole genome shotgun sequence genomic DNA includes:
- the LOC122611958 gene encoding nuclear receptor coactivator 6 isoform X1, which translates to MPLKQQLEPSLVRILVSLPWDAAQRLRQLANDGNPELRALNIQSVQFEGDSVINLKVGGQDIKITKDNVNETLEAAGSLSGNKSGLLATGFDGPSTSKAASAFMQQQQQRILQQPQNDAISLQQRRAAAAGLGLQKMPLQTTQQQQQQQQQQQVAVTPAVFKSPNTVCPMEGKVPLLLPSPSATRDFPFESMRQARVLQGREAGGLGPPLPPPPPPNVTLKVLKTQPQQAPQNGELTPTTPTSAAPTPPGSKSQFIQPPPPPYPGLGAATASSVSSPIAIAGASAKPAIVTAPSQLNHPLGHPPLPTATSTGSNNIAISSPLLVNLLQNDGNGMSNPNQLKSPQQQQQQSPLIGMSPSGAQMMNSPMRSSGPATPSDFLMGDVLSPVVPSSPTTPQATAPPCPPPVVMRNLQQQQQHQQAMLSPSGNGNHMYTQQQQQGQQQPQQQQQGPPHRFQQQHQQMSPQAVALRQQQIQRQQQMRFLPPQQQLQGQQQPQQQFQSAPDCFNNMGMNPMQQQQIRHQLRPGGLPLAPPPPHPQQQQQRLMGLSMPQASPQQQFMSGASPLGPALSPASSHHSMHSPLMSNHQAQQQPQMVSPAATPGPTAPSEMAGQLMPANQHVPAAPPPDYNQAAANSRWPLAGINKPMDSATKSSFQEFTRYQMQYNLQQQQQQVSLPGQPQQQQQPQQQQLPPPALPTQQQPSQVQQPQVAGQAQGQVDSLISLSVLDALTTNDLDALLPTLNCDLDSTLSLEDKNELESLLQDAKDLDLDLIEDNLSAVDMRDALNTLQEAPLEQQQQQQQQAPMQPQQQTPQMMQMPYQQQPQQQMQQQLMIQQQQRQQQLPQMQQRQQQQQVQRQLQLQQQQQLQMVQRQQQQQQSQLQVQHPQQPQRPPQKQFIINPHTGDMEPMASDDSETEAEEETAQPQFRNSHSGLGSFNFNPANDMLLPNNLFSEEDSNSAQQHPMGISSDQERSRDSLASNKSATSRARKTPVSKANHSNFGAGDNSPRSTNSSPLIGLNSPQSVTANAGGAPSKKAKPNLLRGKLQQGVKERKAKDPTAAPKQKRERAKGNAKTKAAEEKIKLRLKLEKVETTPAAGAGYEGQIIINQQQQQQQTIVVNNHMQQLPLQTQLLALPTQQQQQQQQQQQMQQTQMQITQQQHPQQQQTSQLQPQQQPVQLQQQQPQQQQPLQQQQQHLPVYSNFQQQQQQQAVPGPNEPRVPPLQIRLRGKNHVVVKNTRKDRKKGQNQEASVDERQLKRSYSDQPPQQLLMDPAESKQAKLTTPPHVNGLPILIQKTTATVTPPQLPQQLQARVATTTKTTTIVAGKNGLTISAIVEAHKAQAQAQAQSLSDPQLIVGSTNTGTTPTPTTLQQQQLSKIATSLPSSITLSAINSNNNNNNVNSGNNNNRLLTMKNPIKTAATITPIVGGKPMTKNHKPPPYITAVQQLQLQKQQQQQQQQQQQQQQQQQQQQQRQLAAAVTMLPSATTLKRVEITKVTPQVTAEQAPSINPSPVAVAAAATATIATSSTPTTQTTQLICDRKLPVAMPPMTTVNNVVVATVNSSSATLSTLSSVSTASSASIITTSTSTSSPAALPSTLRNSPASNGSGTPGHGNNGGGEDSGIESMDALSEKSPHQLSSSSPIQVSKAAVTIVQQQQTSAIATTTSAAVIAPVIAPSSMLAGTTPTVATSLTVTSSLQQQQKQQADDEIEKALAKMEGDFPDDLEDIVSSMIKETSECASAAGGGFLNSLESSLPAATVATVVATASTNTSSIGSIKLNGEHHILEHDDLIKKLTESKPPAIKVKLEEMPPLLTIKKEPAIKPIASGLKVEAKVEMNVEPKVEPKSEEKLQEKPQSESSSASLQPISIEIPAQVDGETPRIRTRASSRLESPLDAPKASPDPTTVTGVSTNTASAANTPTTVKSLSRASSTASPRVVTPTPNHNNNNNKRRRQESECGSSNDGADLGENNIKRPRVSTGTSNNNAAETAADHNAGAGLPKKVEIESSDSDEPLIEVAGKVRNSKQAQVEAADAAAAGAEKHVTRRNAQQLQPPQNKTVGNHAPSSTPALGTQRSGKAQAPVGPTTAANNNHNSSTPNNPSVVPSSVTTTTMPGGAVVTTSQVNSGTNVVHATRGATAAAASTTNNNSASSPTDEKIGTRRSVRASAAANKIIYSRSNAAAAAAAAAAAAEPKGTPGKAGAAVGANSVGSVESVAEARRKTRSAVIGESMLTEGRRRRTSRDYK; encoded by the exons ATGCCACTTAAACAG CAGCTTGAACCGTCACTGGTGCGGATATTGGTCTCGCTACCCTGGGACGCAGCACAACGGCTGCGCCAGCTGGCCAACGATGGAAATCCGGAGCTGCGCGCCCTCAACATTCAGTCCGTGCAATTCGAGGGCGATTCTGTGATAAATTTGAAAGTTGGTGGACAAGATATTAAGATAACCAAGG ATAATGTAAACGAGACACTTGAGGCGGCTGGCTCGCTTTCCGGCAACAAAAGTGGTCTGCTGGCCACGGGATTCGATGGCCCCAGTACGAGCAAGGCGGCTTCCGCCTttatgcaacagcagcagcagagaaTCCTGCAACAGCCCCAAAACGATGCAATCTCACTCCAGCAAAGAagagcggcggcggcgggcCTGGGACTTCAGAAGATGCCCCTCCAGaccacgcagcagcagcagcagcaacaacagcagcagcaggtggccGTGACACCCGCCGTCTTCAAATCCCCCAATACCGTGTGCCCCATGGAGGGCAAggtgccgttgctgttgccatcGCCCTCCGCCACGCGGGACTTTCCCTTCGAGAGCATGCGGCAGGCGAGAGTGCTGCAAGGTCGAGAGGCGGGCGGTCTGGGTCCGCCCCTAccgccacctcctccgccaAATGTAACACTAAAGGTGCTGAAGACGCAACCGCAGCAGGCACCTCAGAATGGTGAGCTGACACCCACAACGCCAACGTCAGCTGCTCCAACGCCGCCCGGCAGCAAATCTCAGTTCATccagccaccaccgccgccataTCCGGGTTTGGGAGCTGCCACGGCCAGCAGCGTCAGTTCACCCATTGCCATAGCGGGCGCTAGTGCCAAGCCAGCCATTGTGACGGCACCCAGCCAGCTGAATCATCCGCTTGGGCATCCGCCGCTGCCTACGGCGACGTCGACGGGTAGCAACAACATTGCCATATCGTCGCCGCTGCTTGTGAATCTGCTGCAGAACGACGGCAATGGCATGTCGAATCCGAACCAGCTCAAGTCgccccaacagcagcaacagcagtcgcCGCTGATTGGAATGAGCCCCAGTGGAGCGCAGATGATGAACTCACCTATGCGATCCTCCGGTCCGGCGACGCCCAGCGATTTCCTCATGGGCGACGTACTGAGTCCGGTGGTGCCTTCCTCACCCACAACGCCCCAGGCGACGGCTCCTCCTTGCCCGCCGCCCGTGGTGATGCGgaatctgcagcagcaacaacaacatcagcaggcCATGCTCAGTCCCAGCGGCAATGGCAATCATATGTATactcagcaacagcagcagggtcagcagcaaccacagcaacagcagcaaggaCCACCACATCGCTttcaacagcaacatcagcaaatGTCGCCACAGGCTGTGGCCCTGCGACAGCAGCAAATACAGCGCCAACAGCAGATGCGATTCCTGCCACCGCAGCAGCAATTACAGggccagcagcaaccacagcaacAGTTTCAGTCTGCGCCTG ATTGCTTCAACAACATGGGCATGAATCccatgcaacagcaacagataAGACATCAACTGAGACCTGGCGGACTGCCGCtggctcctccgccgcctcatccgcaacagcaacagcagcgcctCATGGGCCTGTCCATGCCGCAAGCATCACCCCAACAGCAATTCATGAGCGGAGCCTCGCCCCTTGGACCCGCCCTCTCGCCCGCCTCCAGCCACCATTCGATGCACAGCCCGCTGATGTCCAATCatcaggcgcagcagcagccgcagatgGTGTCGCCTGCGGCCACACCTGGACCTACTGCTCCCAGCGAAATGGCCGGACAGCTTATGCCAGCCAATCAACACGTACCTGCAGCTCCACCACCAGATTACAATCAGGCGGCAGCCAACTCTCGCTGGCCGCTGGCCGGGATCAATAAGCCGATGGACTCGGCCACTAAGAGCAGTTTTCAGGAATTCACGCGTTACCAGATGCAGTACAATcttcagcaacagcagcagcaagtcaGCTTGCCGGgacagccgcaacagcagcagcagccacaacagcaacagttgccGCCTCCTGCGTTGCCGACGCAGCAACAACCAAGTCAGGTTCAGCAGCCACAGGTTGCAGGTCAGGCTCAAGGTCAAGTCGATTCTCTAATCTCGCTTTCCGTGCTCGATGCCCTGACCACAAACGATTTGGACGCCCTGTTGCCTACTTTAAACTGTGATCTGGACTCCACGCTCAGTTTGGAAGATAAGAACGAGTTAGAATCTCTGCTGCAAGACGCCAAGGATCTGGACTTGGATCTGATCGAGGACAATCTATCGGCGGTTGACATGAGAGATGCTCTCAATACGTTGCAAGAAGCGCCActggaacagcagcagcagcaacaacaacaagcgccGATGCAACCTCAACAGCAGACGCCGCAAATGATGCAAATGCCGtaccagcagcaaccacaacagcagatgcagcaaCAATTGATGatacaacagcagcagagacAGCAACAATTGCCGCAGATGCaacagcgccagcagcagcaacaggtgcagcgacaactgcaactgcagcaacaacaacagctgcagaTGGTCcaacgccagcagcagcaacagcagtcaCAATTGCAAGTCCAGCATCCGCAGCAGCCACAGAGACCTCCCCAGAAGCAATTTATCATTAATCCACATACCGGAGATATGGAACCTATGGCCAGCGACGATAGCGAAACCGAGGCTGAAGAGGAAACTGCCCAGCCGCAATTCCGCAACAGCCACAGTGGATTAGgcagtttcaatttcaatcCCGCCAACGATATGCTTCTGCCCAACAATCTGTTTTCCGAGGAGGACTCCAATTCCGCGCAGCAGCATCCCATGGGCATAAGTAGCGATCAGGAAAGATCGCGCGATTCCCTGGCATCGAACAAATCAGCCACCAGCAGGGCTAGAAAAACGCCGGTGTCGAAGGCGAACCATAGCAATTTCGGTGCGGGGGATAATTCTCCCCGATCAACCAATAGTTCGCCTCTGATTGGATTAAACTCGCCCCAATCAGTGACAGCCAATGCAGGTGGAGCGCCCAGTAAGAAGGCCAAGCCAAATCTGCTGCGCGGCAAGCTGCAACAAGGAGTCAAGGAGCGCAAAGCCAAGGATCCCACGGCCGCTCCAAAACAGAAGCGCGAGAGGGCGAAGGGCAATGCCAAGACGAAGGCGGCCGAGGAGAAGATAAAGCTGCGACTGAAACTGGAAAAGGTCGAGACTACGCCGGCAGCGGGAGCTGGCTACGAGGGACAGATTATTAtcaatcagcagcaacagcagcagcagaccaTTGTGGTGAATAATCACATGCAACAGTTGCCCCTGCAGACGCAACTGTTGGCTCTGCCgacgcaacaacaacaacaacaacaacagcagcaacagatgcAGCAAACTCAAATGCAGATAACCCAACAGcaacatccgcagcagcaacaaacttCTCAGCttcagccacagcaacagcctGTTCAGcttcagcaacaacagccacaacagcagcagccgcttcaacagcaacaacaacatcttCCGGTCTATAGCAACTttcaacaacagcagcagcagcaagctgTCCCGGGTCCCAACGAACCACGTGTCCCTCCACTGCAGATCCGTTTGCGTGGAAAGAACCATGTGGTGGTCAAGAATACGCGAAAGGATCGAAAGAAGGGCCAGAATCAGGAGGCCAGCGTTGATGAGCGCCAACTGAAGCGCAGCTACAGTGATCAGCCACCGCAGCAATTGCTTATGGACCCTGCAGAAAGCAAGCAAGCCAAGCTCACGACACCGCCACATGTCAACGGATTGCCCATACTGATTCAGAAGACGACGGCGACAGTGACGCCGCCACAATTGCCACAACAACTGCAAGCCCGAGTAGCCACAACCACGAAGACCACAACCATTGTGGCGGGCAAGAATGGTCTAACGATCAGTGCCATTGTGGAGGCGCACAAGGCCCAGGCTCAAGCGCAGGCCCAATCCCTCAGTGATCCACAGTTGATTGTGGGTTCCACCAACACGGGAACAACGCCTACGCCCACCaccctgcagcagcagcagctgagcAAGATAGCCACCTCGTTGCCCAGCAGCATTACCCTCAGTgccatcaacagcaacaataataacaataatgtgAACAGCGGGAATAATAACAATCGGCTGTTGACGATGAAGAATCCGATTAAGACTGCGGCCACCATAACACCCATCGTGGGTGGCAAGCCGATGACAAAAAACCATAAGCCGCCGCCATACATCACAGCCGtgcaacagctgcagctgcagaagcaacaacagcagcagcaacaacagcagcaacagcagcagcaacaacagcagcagcaacagcagcgacaACTGGCGGCGGCCGTAACCATGTTGCCCAGTGCGACGACCCTGAAGCGTGTGGAGATAACAAAGGTCACACCGCAGGTCACGGCAGAGCAGGCTCCTAGCATAAACCCATCCCCAGTAGccgtagcagcagcagccacagcaacaatagCGACATCGTCGACGCCCACTACGCAAACAACTCAGCTGATCTGTGATAGAAAGTTGCCAGTGGCCATGCCGCCCATGACCACGGTCAATAACGTGGTGGTGGCCACAGTAAACTCCTCTTCCGCAACCCTGTCGACCTTATCCTCCGTATCCACAGCCTCCTCCGCATCCATAATCACCACCTCTACCTCTACCTCATCGCCGGCTGCGTTGCCCAGCACGCTGCGCAACTCGCCCGCCAGCAATGGAAGTGGGACACCCGGTCACGGAAACAACGGCGGTGGCGAGGACAGCGGCATTGAGTCCATGGATGCCCTCTCCGAGAAGAGTCCTCATCAACTCTCGTCCAGCAGTCCAATCCAAGTGAGCAAGGCGGCGGTCACGAtcgtgcagcagcagcagacgagCGCAATCGCCACAACCACATCCGCCGCGGTGATAGCACCAGTGATTGCTCCAAGCTCAATGCTAGCAGGAACAACGCCAACTGTAGCGACATCATTAACCGTAACCAGTTccctgcaacagcagcaaaaacagcagGCTGACGATGAGATCGAGAAGGCTCTGGCGAAGATGGAGGGGGATTTTCCCGATGATCTCGAGGATATTGTTTCCTCGATGATCAAGGAGACAAGCGAATGTGCCAGTGCTGCGGGAGGTGGATTTCTGAATAGCCTGGAGAGCTCACTGCCAGCAGCGACAGTTGCAACCGTTGTGGCCACAGCATCTACGAACACAAGTAGCATAGGTAGCATCAAGTTGAATGGCGAACACCATATACTCGAACACGATGATCTCATCAAGAAACTCACAGAGAGCAAGCCACCAGCGATCAAGGTGAAGCTGGAAGAGATGCCACCGCTGCTCACCATTAAGAAGGAGCCGGCGATTAAACCGATCGCCAGCGGCCTTAAAGTGGAAGCCAAAGTGGAGATGAATGTGGAGCCGAAAGTCGAGCCCAAGTCGGAGGAGAAGTTGCAGGAAAAGCCTCAGAGCGAGTCTTCTTCAGCATCACTGCAACCCATTTCGATTGAAATACCTGCTCAGGTGGACGGTGAGACGCCGAGAATAAGGACGCGGGCAAGCAGTCGCCTAGAGAGTCCTCTGGATGCGCCGAAAGCAAGTCCTGATCCCACAACTGTCACCGGAGTTTCAACCAACACGGCAAGTGCAGCCAACACGCCTACCACCGTCAAGAGTCTATCCCgcgcctcctccaccgccagTCCTCGAGTGGTCACACCCACTcccaaccacaacaacaataacaacaagcgAAGACGCCAGGAATCCGAGTGTGGCAGCAGTAATGATGGAGCCGACTTGGGCGAGAACAACATAAAGCGGCCGAGGGTAAGCACCGGCACCTCCAATAACAACGCAGCAGAAACAGCTGCTGATCACAATGCCGGCGCGGGATTGCCAAAAAAGGTTGAAATCGAGTCCTCCGATTCGGATGAGCCGCTGATCGAGGTGGCCGGCAAGGTGCGAAACTCCAAACAGGCCCAGGTAGAAGCTGCCgatgccgcagcagcaggagcggaGAAGCACGTGACGCGACGAAATGCACAGCAGCTACAACCACCGCAGAACA AAACTGTCGGCAATCATGCTCCCTCTTCCACACCTGCCCTTGGAACACAGCGATCGGGAAAAGCTCAAGCGCCAGTTGGTCCTACCACCGCTGCGAACAACAATCACAACAGCAGCACTCCCAACAATCCCAGTGTTGTGCCCTCCTCAGTGACCACGACAACAATGCCAGGCGGTGCTGTGGTGACCACCAGCCAAGTTAACAGCGGCACGAATGTCGTTCATGCAACACGAGGAGCCACCGCAGCGGCTGCCAGCACCACCAATAATAACTCGGCCAGCTCGCCCACGGATGAGAAGATCGGCACCCGGAGGAGCGTGCGAGCCAGTGCGGCAGCCAACAAGATCATCTACAGTCGCAGCAATgctgccgcagctgctgcagcagccgccgccgcggCAGAGCCGAAGGGAACACCTGGCAAGGCGGGAGCTGCAGTTGGTGCCAACAGCGTCGGCAGTGTGGAGAGCGTCGCGGAAGCCAGACGAAAGACCCGCAGTGCAG TCATTGGCGAGTCCATGTTGACCGAGGGACGCCGGAGAAGAACTTCGCGTGATTACAAGTGA